From one Butyricimonas faecihominis genomic stretch:
- a CDS encoding YicC/YloC family endoribonuclease, whose product MIKSMTGFGKATVDCGTKKVIVEVKSLNSKQLDINLRTPSIYKEKDIEIRNMIKNVLERGKVDVYIYFDNAEDEKDVAVNQSVVRQYYNQMLEVAGSLGVEINKSELLQTIMRFPDTMQAKMEELDEEGWNCLRSAIEKALSDVDDFRIQEGKVLIADILKRIELIKSLSGEVPQFEKQRVVTIKQRLQDKMKEWGEIKNIDENRLEQEIIYYLEKLDITEEKVRLANHCKYFVETVEKEEAPGRKLGFIAQEIGREINTMGSKANDHDIQKLVVRMKDELEKIKEQSLNVL is encoded by the coding sequence ATGATAAAATCAATGACCGGTTTCGGTAAAGCAACAGTGGACTGCGGGACAAAGAAAGTGATCGTGGAGGTAAAAAGTCTGAATTCAAAACAATTGGATATTAATTTGAGGACTCCGAGTATTTACAAAGAGAAGGATATCGAGATCCGGAATATGATAAAGAACGTTCTGGAACGCGGGAAGGTGGACGTGTATATCTATTTTGATAATGCGGAGGACGAGAAAGATGTTGCCGTGAACCAATCGGTGGTAAGACAGTATTATAATCAGATGCTGGAAGTGGCGGGTTCATTAGGAGTGGAAATCAACAAGAGCGAGTTGCTGCAAACCATCATGCGTTTCCCCGACACGATGCAAGCTAAAATGGAAGAGTTGGATGAAGAAGGCTGGAATTGTTTGAGAAGTGCCATCGAGAAAGCGTTGTCGGATGTCGATGATTTCCGTATTCAAGAGGGTAAAGTTTTGATTGCAGATATTTTGAAACGGATCGAGTTGATCAAAAGCTTGTCAGGAGAAGTACCCCAGTTCGAGAAACAACGAGTGGTTACCATCAAGCAACGCTTGCAAGACAAGATGAAGGAGTGGGGAGAGATCAAAAATATTGATGAGAATAGGTTAGAGCAGGAAATTATCTATTATTTGGAGAAGTTAGATATCACGGAAGAGAAAGTCCGTTTGGCAAATCATTGTAAATATTTTGTCGAGACCGTGGAGAAAGAAGAAGCTCCGGGACGTAAACTCGGATTTATCGCCCAAGAGATCGGTCGCGAAATCAATACTATGGGTTCCAAAGCCAACGACCACGACATCCAGAAACTGGTTGTCCGCATGAAAGATGAACTGGAAAAAATAAAGGAACAGAGTCTCAATGTGCTATGA